A genomic region of Eucalyptus grandis isolate ANBG69807.140 chromosome 5, ASM1654582v1, whole genome shotgun sequence contains the following coding sequences:
- the LOC104445055 gene encoding zinc finger CCCH domain-containing protein 48, producing MDIKTARSTVGWTQKSAAQYNRLQTAPTSPGVCTFWLEGRCKRNPCRFLHDASLPCNVYHRAAKLSMPEDGPGKGPESSVVNSANSSSRKGGDSSIEKNPQTPQEKVCRYWISGNCVKGDACPFLHSRFQGVDFAMLAKLEGHKKGVSGIALPSGSTMLYSGSKDGTIRIWDCHTGQCVQVINLRGEVGCFTCEGPWLFLGMPNTVKAWNIENGASYNISGLVGQVHTMEVGNNMLFAGAEDGTILVWKWGSEADPFQMAAPLRGHTRGVVSLTVGCDRLYSGSIDQTIRVWDLHTLECVQELVGHTDVVMSLLCWDQYLISCSLDQTVKVWGATEGGSLEVVYAHHEDHGILALSGMSDGGCKPVLLCACIDNTVRLYELPSFTERGKIFSRREIRTLQTAPGGLFFTGDTTGMLTVWNWLDLPKSQQEQLPHLMESC from the exons ATGGATATTAAGACAGCAAGGAGTACTGTGGGTTGGACACAGAAATCAGCTGCTCAATATAATCGGCTTCAAACAGCACCAACAAGCCCTGGAGTTTGCACTTTCTGGTTAGAAGGGAGGTGCAAGCGGAATCCCTGCAGGTTTTTGCACGACGCATCTCTTCCATGCAATGTTTACCATCGAGCTGCAAAGCTGTCCATGCCTGAGGATGGCCCTGGGAAGGGCCCTGAATCTAGTGTGGTGAATTCAGCGAATTCATCTTCTAGAAAGGGAGGCGATTCATCAATAGAAAAAAACCCTCAAACGCCCCAAGAAAAAGTCTGCCGCTACTGGATATCGGGCAATTGTGTGAAAGGCGATGCATGTCCTTTCTTGCATTCACGGTTTCAAGGTGTTGATTTTGCCATGCTGGCTAAGCTTGAGGGGCATAAAAAG GGTGTTTCTGGAATAGCACTTCCTTCTGGATCTACCATGCTCTACTCTGGAAGCAAAGATGGAACGATACGAATCTGGGACTGTCACACTGGTCAATGTGTTCAAGTGATCAACCTCAGGGGAGAAGTTGGGTGTTTCACTTGTGAAGGTCCTTGGTTGTTTCTTGGCATGCCTAACACAGTTAAG GCATGGAATATCGAGAATGGTGCTAGTTACAATATCAGTGGACTAGTTGGACAGGTCCACACTATGGAAGTTGGTAATAACATGCTTTTTGCCGGAGCTGAG GATGGCACTATCTTGGTGTGGAAATGGGGTAGTGAGGCTGATCCTTTTCAGATGGCTGCGCCTCTAAGGGGTCACACTCGGGGCGTGGTATCCTTAACTGTTGGATGTGACCGGTTGTATTCAGGTTCCATTGACCAGACCATAAGG GTGTGGGACTTGCACACTCTGGAGTGTGTTCAGGAACTTGTTGGACACACTGATGTGGTGATGTCACTTCTTTGCTGGGACCAGTACTTGATATCATGTTCATTGGATCAGACAGTTAAGGTCTGGGGGGCCACTGAAGGAGGCAGCTTGGAAGTTGTGTATGCACATCATGAGGACCAT GGTATTCTTGCACTTTCAGGGATGAGTGATGGCGGGTGCAAGCCAGTCCTCCTTTGTGCATGCATCGACAACACTGTTCGCTTGTATGAGCTCCCATC GTTCACTGAAAGGGGCAAGATATTCTCAAGACGAGAAATTAGGACTCTTCAAACAGCTCCTGGGGGTCTTTTCTTCACGGGAGACACCACGGGGATGCTGACTGTTTGGAACTGGTTGGATCTTCCAAAGAGCCAACAAGAGCAGCTTCCTCATTTGATGGAGTCATGCTAA